The following are encoded together in the Kineosporiaceae bacterium genome:
- a CDS encoding carbohydrate kinase family protein, with translation MSPVDSQERSGVLCAGSIVVDVGKVIDRYPSQELLAVIDSVTLSTGGPAVNLAVDLHRLGADFPLAIAGVIGDDAHADFMLDALRANAIDASGIRRTKAAATSFTDAMVVRDGGSRTFFHHPGANAELSPDDVPLATSTARILHMGAPGLHRTLDAARSGLDGEPTNGWPQVFAAAQALGMRTNLELVSLAPDELRRLAGPCLPHLDYLVINEVEATALAEVDLDAVGATSVGSSGGAPNWAVLEDVARRLIDRGVARLVAVHFPAGCVAAASGGQVWRHGSVNLPRTEIVSSTGAGDAFASGVIHGLHDGWPVEDCLRAGVSAAAACLRSAHTSDGVLSLAECLAMAEEFGYR, from the coding sequence GTGTCGCCCGTCGACTCGCAGGAGCGCTCGGGGGTGCTCTGTGCCGGATCGATCGTGGTCGATGTCGGCAAGGTGATCGATCGCTATCCCTCGCAGGAACTGCTGGCGGTGATCGACTCGGTCACGCTGAGCACGGGTGGGCCGGCGGTGAACCTCGCCGTCGACCTGCACCGGCTCGGCGCCGACTTCCCGCTGGCCATCGCCGGGGTGATCGGCGACGACGCACACGCCGACTTCATGCTCGATGCATTGCGTGCCAACGCGATCGACGCCTCGGGGATTCGACGCACCAAGGCCGCGGCGACGTCCTTCACCGATGCCATGGTGGTGCGGGACGGCGGCTCGCGGACGTTCTTCCACCACCCCGGCGCCAATGCCGAGCTGAGTCCGGACGACGTGCCGCTGGCCACCTCGACCGCGCGCATCCTGCACATGGGCGCCCCCGGGTTGCACCGCACCCTGGACGCCGCCCGCTCGGGCCTCGACGGTGAGCCCACCAACGGTTGGCCGCAGGTGTTCGCCGCCGCGCAAGCGCTCGGCATGCGCACCAACCTCGAGCTGGTCTCGCTGGCCCCGGATGAACTACGCCGCCTCGCCGGGCCGTGCCTGCCGCACCTGGACTACCTGGTGATCAACGAGGTCGAGGCCACGGCGCTCGCCGAGGTCGACCTGGACGCCGTGGGGGCGACCTCGGTGGGCAGTTCCGGCGGGGCGCCGAACTGGGCGGTACTCGAGGACGTCGCCCGACGGTTGATCGATCGCGGTGTGGCCCGGCTGGTGGCGGTGCACTTCCCGGCCGGGTGTGTGGCCGCGGCGTCTGGTGGGCAGGTGTGGCGGCACGGGTCGGTGAACCTGCCGCGCACCGAGATCGTCAGCAGCACGGGTGCCGGGGACGCCTTCGCCAGCGGCGTGATCCACGGTCTGCACGACGGCTGGCCGGTGGAGGACTGCCTGCGTGCCGGGGTGAGTGCTGCCGCGGCCTGCCTGCGCTCGGCGCACACCTCGGACGGCGTGCTGTCGCTCGCCGAGTGCCTGGCGATGGCCGAGGAGTTCGGCTACCGCTGA
- a CDS encoding glycoside hydrolase family 3 protein: protein MASLSPTERAGQVLMVGVPAGSATSVTKTVTGYAVGGIFLRGRSTISASSLRQQLAAVQAASRRTTGVALHVAVDQEGGKVQTLSGKGFVALPTARTQGSWTTSALRARITASAKALRAAGITVNLAPVADTVAVADIPRNPPIGKVAREYGHTPSAVAADVTTVVAASRAAGLGTAAKHFPGLGRVRANTDYSSSAVDAVTTAKDPNLAPFAAAVTAGTPMVMIASARYPRLDSQRIAAFSPAIVTTLLRGTMKFPGVAISDDLGAAKALAAVPVGTRAAAFIGAGGDLVLTVRADQAPAMRKALLAQAARSASFTRRLDQAAGRVVASKVAAGLVSCTPAQLAGATD from the coding sequence ATGGCCTCGCTCAGCCCGACCGAGCGCGCCGGTCAGGTGCTCATGGTCGGCGTTCCGGCGGGATCGGCCACCAGCGTCACCAAGACCGTCACCGGGTACGCCGTGGGGGGCATCTTCCTGCGGGGGCGCAGCACGATCAGCGCGTCATCGCTGCGGCAGCAGCTCGCCGCCGTCCAAGCCGCCTCGCGCCGGACCACGGGGGTGGCGCTGCATGTCGCGGTCGACCAGGAAGGCGGCAAGGTCCAGACCCTGTCGGGCAAGGGGTTCGTGGCCCTGCCCACCGCCCGCACCCAGGGCAGCTGGACCACCTCGGCGTTGCGCGCCCGCATCACTGCCTCGGCCAAAGCGCTTCGGGCTGCAGGGATCACGGTCAATCTGGCGCCGGTGGCCGACACGGTGGCGGTGGCCGACATCCCGCGCAATCCGCCCATCGGCAAGGTCGCCCGCGAATACGGCCACACGCCGTCCGCCGTCGCTGCCGACGTGACCACCGTGGTCGCCGCCAGCCGCGCTGCCGGTCTGGGGACGGCGGCCAAGCACTTCCCCGGTCTGGGACGGGTGCGGGCCAACACCGACTACTCGTCCTCGGCGGTCGATGCCGTCACCACGGCGAAGGACCCCAACCTGGCACCCTTCGCCGCTGCGGTCACCGCGGGGACGCCGATGGTGATGATCGCGTCCGCCAGGTACCCCCGACTCGACTCCCAGCGCATCGCGGCCTTCAGCCCGGCGATCGTCACGACGCTGTTGCGCGGCACGATGAAGTTCCCGGGCGTGGCCATCTCGGATGACCTGGGCGCGGCCAAGGCGCTCGCCGCCGTCCCGGTCGGCACCCGCGCTGCCGCCTTCATCGGGGCCGGTGGTGACCTGGTGCTCACCGTGCGCGCCGACCAGGCCCCGGCCATGCGCAAGGCCCTGCTGGCGCAGGCAGCCCGCTCGGCCTCCTTCACGCGTCGACTCGATCAGGCTGCCGGCCGCGTGGTCGCGAGCAAGGTCGCCGCCGGTCTGGTCAGCTGTACCCCCGCACAACTCGCCGGCGCCACGGACTGA
- a CDS encoding fasciclin domain-containing protein — MRYHRIPAAAAAALAALSLAACSSSSSTETSTTPAPAASSAVASSPAASTPAAAGTIVEVAAANADFSTLVAAVKAAGLVDTLNGAGPFTVFAPTNEAFAALPAGLVDKLLLPANKATLTKILTYHVLPAEVMAADVKAGMVKTVEGGEITITTDGGVKVNEAGVTATDVDASNGVIHVIDKVLVPADVDVSKL, encoded by the coding sequence ATGCGCTACCACCGCATCCCTGCCGCGGCCGCTGCCGCTCTGGCTGCCCTGTCCCTGGCAGCCTGCAGTTCATCGTCGAGCACCGAGACGTCGACCACTCCCGCCCCGGCCGCGTCGTCGGCGGTTGCCTCTTCGCCTGCTGCCTCGACGCCTGCTGCTGCGGGCACGATCGTCGAGGTCGCGGCCGCCAACGCCGACTTCTCCACCCTGGTGGCCGCGGTAAAGGCTGCCGGGCTGGTCGACACCCTCAACGGGGCCGGACCGTTCACCGTCTTCGCGCCGACCAACGAAGCGTTCGCGGCGCTGCCGGCGGGTTTGGTCGACAAGCTGCTGCTGCCCGCCAACAAGGCAACGCTGACCAAGATCCTCACGTACCACGTCCTCCCGGCCGAGGTCATGGCCGCTGACGTGAAGGCCGGCATGGTCAAGACCGTCGAGGGTGGCGAGATCACCATCACGACCGACGGCGGGGTGAAGGTCAACGAGGCCGGCGTGACGGCAACCGATGTCGACGCCTCCAACGGGGTCATCCATGTGATCGACAAGGTGCTGGTGCCGGCCGACGTGGACGTCAGCAAGCTCTGA
- a CDS encoding hemolysin III family protein, which produces MARSRDGSIHVTDELFNTVSHLFAACFALGGAGLLISQASAQGDPWKIVGLSVYGLSLVVLFVSSTLHHGLDRGPRFNEALRTLDYDSVFLLIAGSITPLVLVLFRTTYGWTVFGAVWAIAVLGIVVRSVHRRLPKYVTNTLYIALGWLTVLLIGAGRPLPVGALVLMAAGGLVYSAGFVIYVIEKPNPWPGRFGFHEAWHVLVAVAALLHYALMYFYVLPA; this is translated from the coding sequence ATGGCACGCAGCCGAGACGGCAGCATCCACGTCACCGATGAACTGTTCAATACCGTGTCTCACCTCTTCGCCGCCTGCTTCGCCCTGGGCGGGGCAGGGCTGCTGATCTCGCAGGCGAGCGCCCAAGGTGATCCGTGGAAGATCGTCGGACTGAGCGTGTACGGCCTGTCCCTGGTGGTGCTGTTCGTCTCGAGCACGCTGCATCACGGTCTCGATCGCGGCCCGCGGTTCAACGAGGCGCTGCGCACTCTCGACTATGACTCGGTGTTCCTGCTGATCGCCGGATCGATCACGCCACTCGTGTTGGTGCTCTTTCGCACCACCTACGGGTGGACCGTCTTCGGCGCGGTATGGGCGATCGCCGTGCTCGGCATCGTGGTGCGGTCGGTGCATCGGCGGCTGCCGAAGTACGTCACGAACACCCTCTACATCGCTCTGGGCTGGCTGACGGTGCTGCTCATCGGGGCGGGCCGCCCGCTGCCCGTCGGTGCCCTGGTGCTGATGGCGGCGGGCGGGCTGGTCTACAGCGCCGGCTTCGTGATCTACGTGATCGAGAAGCCGAACCCCTGGCCGGGCAGGTTCGGATTTCACGAGGCCTGGCACGTGTTGGTGGCGGTGGCGGCGCTGCTGCACTACGCGCTGATGTACTTCTACGTGCTGCCGGCGTGA
- a CDS encoding GNAT family N-acetyltransferase: MPRELSDAELLRTPRLLLRRWTPQDAVAFLEIYSRWDVMRWLGAPPRRVVVDLAEARDRLQRWHDREIGLAAPLGLWALVVDGSQTVAPVGTVLLLPLDDAEGPTTHLEIGWHLHPAHQGRGLVTEAARELLRRAAVAGITRVIAVTDPDNVASQAVTRRLGMVDEGLTDRWFGLTTRQFVWSTHDVPTEA; the protein is encoded by the coding sequence ATGCCGAGGGAGCTTTCCGATGCCGAACTGCTGCGCACCCCGCGCCTGCTCCTGCGCCGGTGGACGCCTCAGGATGCGGTCGCGTTCCTCGAGATCTACTCCCGCTGGGACGTCATGCGCTGGCTCGGCGCCCCACCTCGCCGGGTCGTCGTCGACCTCGCCGAGGCCCGCGATCGCTTGCAGCGATGGCACGATCGCGAGATCGGCCTGGCCGCGCCCCTCGGCCTGTGGGCGCTCGTGGTCGACGGCAGCCAGACCGTGGCACCGGTGGGCACCGTGCTGTTGCTGCCGCTGGACGATGCCGAAGGACCGACGACACACCTCGAGATCGGGTGGCACCTGCACCCCGCGCACCAAGGGCGAGGACTGGTCACCGAGGCGGCTCGTGAACTGCTCCGGCGAGCGGCGGTCGCCGGGATCACCCGTGTGATCGCGGTGACCGACCCCGACAATGTGGCCTCACAGGCCGTCACCCGGCGGTTGGGCATGGTCGACGAGGGCCTGACCGACCGGTGGTTCGGCCTCACCACGCGGCAGTTCGTCTGGTCGACCCACGACGTCCCGACCGAGGCCTAG